One genomic segment of Helianthus annuus cultivar XRQ/B chromosome 14, HanXRQr2.0-SUNRISE, whole genome shotgun sequence includes these proteins:
- the LOC110904849 gene encoding NDR1/HIN1-like protein 13 has translation MADHLHSQPPPDAVKPPPISDHKPLLPQGTYVIQIPKDQIYRIPPPENSRKAQKLANRKPKRSCCCRCFCWTLAALFILLILLAVAAGVLYLVFRPEKLKYSIDNVSVTGINLTSSAPISPKITFGIRSENPNDKLTVFYVGKGSSVDVHYGDVKLCNGVLPTFRQDANNVTVIQTVLRGENIVLARDVHSRLVKQERERRVPLKLTVKAPVKVKVGAVKTWEMKVTVKCDVAVDRFVQKSKIVSKSCGYRVDLW, from the coding sequence ATGGCAGATCATCTTCACTCTCAACCGCCTCCTGACGCCGTCAAGCCACCACCCATCTCCGACCACAAGCCACTTCTTCCGCAAGGCACTTACGTCATCCAGATCCCTAAAGACCAGATCTACCGCATTCCGCCACCGGAAAACTCTCGCAAAGCCCAAAAACTCGCTAATCGGAAACCTAAACGGAGTTGCTGCTGCCGCTGCTTCTGCTGGACACTCGCTGCCCTTTTCATCCTTCTAATCCTCCTCGCCGTCGCCGCCGGAGTTCTGTACCTAGTTTTCCGGCCGGAGAAGTTGAAATACTCGATCGATAACGTTTCTGTAACCGGTATCAATCTGACGTCATCGGCACCGATATCTCCGAAAATAACGTTTGGTATTAGATCTGAAAACCCTAACGATAAGTTAACGGTGTTTTACGTCGGAAAAGGAAGCTCCGTCGACGTGCATTACGGCGACGTTAAGTTATGTAACGGCGTGTTGCCGACGTTTAGGCAGGATGCGAATAACGTGACGGTGATACAGACGGTGTTAAGAGGCGAGAATATTGTGTTGGCGCGTGACGTGCACTCGCGGTTGGTGAAGCAAGAGAGGGAGCGGCGCGTGCCATTGAAGTTGACGGTGAAGGCGCCGGTGAAAGTTAAGGTTGGTGCCGTTAAGACGTGGGAGATGAAGGTTACCGTTAAGTGTGACGTAGCTGTTGACCGGTTCGTACAGAAGTCAAAGATCGTGTCTAAAAGTTGTGGTTATAGGGTGGATTTGTGGTGA